From the Misgurnus anguillicaudatus chromosome 17, ASM2758022v2, whole genome shotgun sequence genome, one window contains:
- the ppp2r3b gene encoding serine/threonine-protein phosphatase 2A regulatory subunit B'' subunit beta isoform X5 — translation MRMKEISLRQDPDLSKELAFLARGCDFVLPSRFKKRLKAFQQGQQAQAKKEEPVTPALSESIPKFYFPQGQPSANINIDNLISKIEKTFSQFPDERVTIKDMGLVAKACECPLYWKAPLFHSAGGDRRGYVSVHKFVAMWRKMLQTCHDDASKFLHLLAKPGCNYLEQEDFIPFMQDVVDSHTGLAFLKEASDFHSRYITTVVQRIFYNINRSWTGKITCSELRRSSFLQNVALLEEEEEINQLTEFFSYEHFYVIYCKFWELDTDHDLYIDQRDLSRHNDQAISHRMIERIFSGAVTRGRMVHKEGRMSYADFVWFLISEEDKKTETSIEYWFRCMDLDGDGVLSMYELQYFYHEQCQKLETMAIEPLPFEDCLCQMFDLVKPEIPGRITLRDLKRCKLAHIFFDTFFNIEKYLDHEQRDPLLAARDAEIMGQEISDWERYAAEEYDHLVAEETANEQYNDGYENVDPVDHITSAFDLRNEKRPLFEITNPHCNLDLDEYEYEDDFE, via the exons ATGAGAATGAAGGAGATCTCTTTACGACAGGACCCTGACCTGAGTAAGGAGCTGGCCTTTCTGGCCCGTGGCTGCGACTTTGTGCTTCCTTCTCGTTTTAAAAAGAGGCTCAAAGCTTTCCAGCAAGGACAG CAGGCACAGGCTAAGAAAGAGGAGCCCGTGACACCAGCCTTAAGTGAAAGCATTCCAAAGTTCTACTTTCCTCAAGGACAGCCCTCGGCCAATATCAACATTGACAATCTCATTTCCAAGatagaaaaaacattttccCAATTCCCAGATGAAAGGGTCACTATTAAAGACATGGGTCTAGTCGCCAAG GCCTGCGAGTGCCCACTTTATTGGAAAGCTCCATTGTTCCACTCTGCCGGAGGAGACAGGAGGGGATATGTGTCCGTTCACAAGTTTGTGGCAATGTGGAGAAA AATGCTTCAGACCTGTCATGATGACGCATCCAAATTTCTTCACCTTCTGGCCAAACCTGGCTGCAATTATTTGGAACAAGAGGACTTTATTCCATTCATGCAG gaTGTGGTGGATTCACACACAGGTCTGGCATTTTTAAAGGAGGCCTCAGACTTTCATTCTCGCTATATTACCACA GTTGTCcaaagaatattttataatataaaccGCTCATGGACAGGAAAAATAACATGTTCAGAACTAAGGAGAAGTAGTTTTCTGCag AATGTGGCACTGCTGGAAGAGGAGGAAGAGATTAACCAGCTGACAGAGTTTTTCTCTTATGAACATTTCTACGTCATCTACTGTAAGTTCTGGGAATTGGACACAGACCACGACTTGTACATAGACCAGAGAGACCTGTCCCGACATAATGATCAAG CCATATCCCACAGAATGATTGAGAGGATATTTTCAGGAGCTGTAACCAG GGGCAGGATGGTTCATAAAGAGGGCAGAATGAGCTACGCTGACTTTGTGTGGTTCCTTATATCTGAGGAGGACAAAAAAACTGAGACTAG TATAGAGTACTGGTTTCGCTGTATGGATCTGGATGGGGACGGGGTGCTGTCCATGTACGAGCTCCAGTACTTCTATCATGAACAGTGTCAGAAGCTTGAGACTATGGCTATTGAGCCACTGCCATTTGAGGACTGCCTGTGCCAAATGTTCGATCTGGTTAAGCCAGAAATTCCAG GAAGGATCACCCTCAGAGACTTGAAGAGATGTAAACTTGCCCATATATTCTTTGACACATTCTTCAATATCGAGAAATACCTGGACCATGAACAAAGGGATCCCTTACTGGCTGCAAGG GACGCAGAAATAATGGGACAAGAGATTTCTGACTGGGAGAGATACGCTGCAGAGGAATATGATCACTTGGTAGCTGAAGAAACTGCCAACGAACAGTACAACGATGG CTATGAAAATGTAGACCCAGTTGACCACATCACAAGTGCATTTGACCTCCGAAATGAGAAGAGGCCTTTGTTTGAGATCACCAACCCTCACTGTAACCTGGACCTGGATGAATATGAATACGAAGATGATTTTGAATGA
- the ppp2r3b gene encoding serine/threonine-protein phosphatase 2A regulatory subunit B'' subunit beta isoform X3: MYAALGHFWGNPGCMYQSEMTSPQTLQPVLKMKVDELFLFWLSEPSTQAMLKDYLNKIKNGEEIEVSQGDFKSRNTLVLTENNNNHALKINATERMSAALGAPCSPPSATLPSVSGGNNRAGLNARALRRSVSTRKQAQAKKEEPVTPALSESIPKFYFPQGQPSANINIDNLISKIEKTFSQFPDERVTIKDMGLVAKACECPLYWKAPLFHSAGGDRRGYVSVHKFVAMWRKMLQTCHDDASKFLHLLAKPGCNYLEQEDFIPFMQDVVDSHTGLAFLKEASDFHSRYITTVVQRIFYNINRSWTGKITCSELRRSSFLQNVALLEEEEEINQLTEFFSYEHFYVIYCKFWELDTDHDLYIDQRDLSRHNDQAISHRMIERIFSGAVTRGRMVHKEGRMSYADFVWFLISEEDKKTETSIEYWFRCMDLDGDGVLSMYELQYFYHEQCQKLETMAIEPLPFEDCLCQMFDLVKPEIPGRITLRDLKRCKLAHIFFDTFFNIEKYLDHEQRDPLLAARDAEIMGQEISDWERYAAEEYDHLVAEETANEQYNDGYENVDPVDHITSAFDLRNEKRPLFEITNPHCNLDLDEYEYEDDFE, translated from the exons ATGTACGCTGCACTTG GTCATTTTTGGGGGAATCCTGGCTGCATGTATCAATCAGAAATGACATCGCCACAAACACTTCAGCCGGTCCTGAAGATGAAGGTTGACGAGCTCTTCCTCTTTTGGTTGAGTGAGCCAAGCACTCAGGCAATGCTAAAAGACTACCTCAACAAGATCAAGAACGGAGAAGAAATAGAAGTGAGCCAAGGGGATTTTAAAAGCAGGAACACTCTGGTGTTAACAGAAAATAACAACAACCAtgcattaaaaattaatgcGACAGAGAGAATGTCTGCGGCCCTTGGTGCACCGTGCAGCCCCCCCTCAGCAACCCTACCCTCTGTGAGTGGCGGCAATAATAGAGCGGGACTGAACGCTAGGGCCCTACGCCGCTCTGTCAGCACTAGGAAG CAGGCACAGGCTAAGAAAGAGGAGCCCGTGACACCAGCCTTAAGTGAAAGCATTCCAAAGTTCTACTTTCCTCAAGGACAGCCCTCGGCCAATATCAACATTGACAATCTCATTTCCAAGatagaaaaaacattttccCAATTCCCAGATGAAAGGGTCACTATTAAAGACATGGGTCTAGTCGCCAAG GCCTGCGAGTGCCCACTTTATTGGAAAGCTCCATTGTTCCACTCTGCCGGAGGAGACAGGAGGGGATATGTGTCCGTTCACAAGTTTGTGGCAATGTGGAGAAA AATGCTTCAGACCTGTCATGATGACGCATCCAAATTTCTTCACCTTCTGGCCAAACCTGGCTGCAATTATTTGGAACAAGAGGACTTTATTCCATTCATGCAG gaTGTGGTGGATTCACACACAGGTCTGGCATTTTTAAAGGAGGCCTCAGACTTTCATTCTCGCTATATTACCACA GTTGTCcaaagaatattttataatataaaccGCTCATGGACAGGAAAAATAACATGTTCAGAACTAAGGAGAAGTAGTTTTCTGCag AATGTGGCACTGCTGGAAGAGGAGGAAGAGATTAACCAGCTGACAGAGTTTTTCTCTTATGAACATTTCTACGTCATCTACTGTAAGTTCTGGGAATTGGACACAGACCACGACTTGTACATAGACCAGAGAGACCTGTCCCGACATAATGATCAAG CCATATCCCACAGAATGATTGAGAGGATATTTTCAGGAGCTGTAACCAG GGGCAGGATGGTTCATAAAGAGGGCAGAATGAGCTACGCTGACTTTGTGTGGTTCCTTATATCTGAGGAGGACAAAAAAACTGAGACTAG TATAGAGTACTGGTTTCGCTGTATGGATCTGGATGGGGACGGGGTGCTGTCCATGTACGAGCTCCAGTACTTCTATCATGAACAGTGTCAGAAGCTTGAGACTATGGCTATTGAGCCACTGCCATTTGAGGACTGCCTGTGCCAAATGTTCGATCTGGTTAAGCCAGAAATTCCAG GAAGGATCACCCTCAGAGACTTGAAGAGATGTAAACTTGCCCATATATTCTTTGACACATTCTTCAATATCGAGAAATACCTGGACCATGAACAAAGGGATCCCTTACTGGCTGCAAGG GACGCAGAAATAATGGGACAAGAGATTTCTGACTGGGAGAGATACGCTGCAGAGGAATATGATCACTTGGTAGCTGAAGAAACTGCCAACGAACAGTACAACGATGG CTATGAAAATGTAGACCCAGTTGACCACATCACAAGTGCATTTGACCTCCGAAATGAGAAGAGGCCTTTGTTTGAGATCACCAACCCTCACTGTAACCTGGACCTGGATGAATATGAATACGAAGATGATTTTGAATGA
- the ppp2r3b gene encoding serine/threonine-protein phosphatase 2A regulatory subunit B'' subunit beta isoform X4 — translation MNDTNQNAPQTTGHFWGNPGCMYQSEMTSPQTLQPVLKMKVDELFLFWLSEPSTQAMLKDYLNKIKNGEEIEVSQGDFKSRNTLVLTENNNNHALKINATERMSAALGAPCSPPSATLPSVSGGNNRAGLNARALRRSVSTRKQAQAKKEEPVTPALSESIPKFYFPQGQPSANINIDNLISKIEKTFSQFPDERVTIKDMGLVAKACECPLYWKAPLFHSAGGDRRGYVSVHKFVAMWRKMLQTCHDDASKFLHLLAKPGCNYLEQEDFIPFMQDVVDSHTGLAFLKEASDFHSRYITTVVQRIFYNINRSWTGKITCSELRRSSFLQNVALLEEEEEINQLTEFFSYEHFYVIYCKFWELDTDHDLYIDQRDLSRHNDQAISHRMIERIFSGAVTRGRMVHKEGRMSYADFVWFLISEEDKKTETSIEYWFRCMDLDGDGVLSMYELQYFYHEQCQKLETMAIEPLPFEDCLCQMFDLVKPEIPGRITLRDLKRCKLAHIFFDTFFNIEKYLDHEQRDPLLAARDAEIMGQEISDWERYAAEEYDHLVAEETANEQYNDGISTDF, via the exons ATGAACGATACTAACCAAAACGCACCCCAGACAACAG GTCATTTTTGGGGGAATCCTGGCTGCATGTATCAATCAGAAATGACATCGCCACAAACACTTCAGCCGGTCCTGAAGATGAAGGTTGACGAGCTCTTCCTCTTTTGGTTGAGTGAGCCAAGCACTCAGGCAATGCTAAAAGACTACCTCAACAAGATCAAGAACGGAGAAGAAATAGAAGTGAGCCAAGGGGATTTTAAAAGCAGGAACACTCTGGTGTTAACAGAAAATAACAACAACCAtgcattaaaaattaatgcGACAGAGAGAATGTCTGCGGCCCTTGGTGCACCGTGCAGCCCCCCCTCAGCAACCCTACCCTCTGTGAGTGGCGGCAATAATAGAGCGGGACTGAACGCTAGGGCCCTACGCCGCTCTGTCAGCACTAGGAAG CAGGCACAGGCTAAGAAAGAGGAGCCCGTGACACCAGCCTTAAGTGAAAGCATTCCAAAGTTCTACTTTCCTCAAGGACAGCCCTCGGCCAATATCAACATTGACAATCTCATTTCCAAGatagaaaaaacattttccCAATTCCCAGATGAAAGGGTCACTATTAAAGACATGGGTCTAGTCGCCAAG GCCTGCGAGTGCCCACTTTATTGGAAAGCTCCATTGTTCCACTCTGCCGGAGGAGACAGGAGGGGATATGTGTCCGTTCACAAGTTTGTGGCAATGTGGAGAAA AATGCTTCAGACCTGTCATGATGACGCATCCAAATTTCTTCACCTTCTGGCCAAACCTGGCTGCAATTATTTGGAACAAGAGGACTTTATTCCATTCATGCAG gaTGTGGTGGATTCACACACAGGTCTGGCATTTTTAAAGGAGGCCTCAGACTTTCATTCTCGCTATATTACCACA GTTGTCcaaagaatattttataatataaaccGCTCATGGACAGGAAAAATAACATGTTCAGAACTAAGGAGAAGTAGTTTTCTGCag AATGTGGCACTGCTGGAAGAGGAGGAAGAGATTAACCAGCTGACAGAGTTTTTCTCTTATGAACATTTCTACGTCATCTACTGTAAGTTCTGGGAATTGGACACAGACCACGACTTGTACATAGACCAGAGAGACCTGTCCCGACATAATGATCAAG CCATATCCCACAGAATGATTGAGAGGATATTTTCAGGAGCTGTAACCAG GGGCAGGATGGTTCATAAAGAGGGCAGAATGAGCTACGCTGACTTTGTGTGGTTCCTTATATCTGAGGAGGACAAAAAAACTGAGACTAG TATAGAGTACTGGTTTCGCTGTATGGATCTGGATGGGGACGGGGTGCTGTCCATGTACGAGCTCCAGTACTTCTATCATGAACAGTGTCAGAAGCTTGAGACTATGGCTATTGAGCCACTGCCATTTGAGGACTGCCTGTGCCAAATGTTCGATCTGGTTAAGCCAGAAATTCCAG GAAGGATCACCCTCAGAGACTTGAAGAGATGTAAACTTGCCCATATATTCTTTGACACATTCTTCAATATCGAGAAATACCTGGACCATGAACAAAGGGATCCCTTACTGGCTGCAAGG GACGCAGAAATAATGGGACAAGAGATTTCTGACTGGGAGAGATACGCTGCAGAGGAATATGATCACTTGGTAGCTGAAGAAACTGCCAACGAACAGTACAACGATGG GATCAGCACAGATTTCTAA
- the ppp2r3b gene encoding serine/threonine-protein phosphatase 2A regulatory subunit B'' subunit beta isoform X2 translates to MNDTNQNAPQTTGHFWGNPGCMYQSEMTSPQTLQPVLKMKVDELFLFWLSEPSTQAMLKDYLNKIKNGEEIEVSQGDFKSRNTLVLTENNNNHALKINATERMSAALGAPCSPPSATLPSVSGGNNRAGLNARALRRSVSTRKAQAKKEEPVTPALSESIPKFYFPQGQPSANINIDNLISKIEKTFSQFPDERVTIKDMGLVAKACECPLYWKAPLFHSAGGDRRGYVSVHKFVAMWRKMLQTCHDDASKFLHLLAKPGCNYLEQEDFIPFMQDVVDSHTGLAFLKEASDFHSRYITTVVQRIFYNINRSWTGKITCSELRRSSFLQNVALLEEEEEINQLTEFFSYEHFYVIYCKFWELDTDHDLYIDQRDLSRHNDQAISHRMIERIFSGAVTRGRMVHKEGRMSYADFVWFLISEEDKKTETSIEYWFRCMDLDGDGVLSMYELQYFYHEQCQKLETMAIEPLPFEDCLCQMFDLVKPEIPGRITLRDLKRCKLAHIFFDTFFNIEKYLDHEQRDPLLAARDAEIMGQEISDWERYAAEEYDHLVAEETANEQYNDGYENVDPVDHITSAFDLRNEKRPLFEITNPHCNLDLDEYEYEDDFE, encoded by the exons ATGAACGATACTAACCAAAACGCACCCCAGACAACAG GTCATTTTTGGGGGAATCCTGGCTGCATGTATCAATCAGAAATGACATCGCCACAAACACTTCAGCCGGTCCTGAAGATGAAGGTTGACGAGCTCTTCCTCTTTTGGTTGAGTGAGCCAAGCACTCAGGCAATGCTAAAAGACTACCTCAACAAGATCAAGAACGGAGAAGAAATAGAAGTGAGCCAAGGGGATTTTAAAAGCAGGAACACTCTGGTGTTAACAGAAAATAACAACAACCAtgcattaaaaattaatgcGACAGAGAGAATGTCTGCGGCCCTTGGTGCACCGTGCAGCCCCCCCTCAGCAACCCTACCCTCTGTGAGTGGCGGCAATAATAGAGCGGGACTGAACGCTAGGGCCCTACGCCGCTCTGTCAGCACTAGGAAG GCACAGGCTAAGAAAGAGGAGCCCGTGACACCAGCCTTAAGTGAAAGCATTCCAAAGTTCTACTTTCCTCAAGGACAGCCCTCGGCCAATATCAACATTGACAATCTCATTTCCAAGatagaaaaaacattttccCAATTCCCAGATGAAAGGGTCACTATTAAAGACATGGGTCTAGTCGCCAAG GCCTGCGAGTGCCCACTTTATTGGAAAGCTCCATTGTTCCACTCTGCCGGAGGAGACAGGAGGGGATATGTGTCCGTTCACAAGTTTGTGGCAATGTGGAGAAA AATGCTTCAGACCTGTCATGATGACGCATCCAAATTTCTTCACCTTCTGGCCAAACCTGGCTGCAATTATTTGGAACAAGAGGACTTTATTCCATTCATGCAG gaTGTGGTGGATTCACACACAGGTCTGGCATTTTTAAAGGAGGCCTCAGACTTTCATTCTCGCTATATTACCACA GTTGTCcaaagaatattttataatataaaccGCTCATGGACAGGAAAAATAACATGTTCAGAACTAAGGAGAAGTAGTTTTCTGCag AATGTGGCACTGCTGGAAGAGGAGGAAGAGATTAACCAGCTGACAGAGTTTTTCTCTTATGAACATTTCTACGTCATCTACTGTAAGTTCTGGGAATTGGACACAGACCACGACTTGTACATAGACCAGAGAGACCTGTCCCGACATAATGATCAAG CCATATCCCACAGAATGATTGAGAGGATATTTTCAGGAGCTGTAACCAG GGGCAGGATGGTTCATAAAGAGGGCAGAATGAGCTACGCTGACTTTGTGTGGTTCCTTATATCTGAGGAGGACAAAAAAACTGAGACTAG TATAGAGTACTGGTTTCGCTGTATGGATCTGGATGGGGACGGGGTGCTGTCCATGTACGAGCTCCAGTACTTCTATCATGAACAGTGTCAGAAGCTTGAGACTATGGCTATTGAGCCACTGCCATTTGAGGACTGCCTGTGCCAAATGTTCGATCTGGTTAAGCCAGAAATTCCAG GAAGGATCACCCTCAGAGACTTGAAGAGATGTAAACTTGCCCATATATTCTTTGACACATTCTTCAATATCGAGAAATACCTGGACCATGAACAAAGGGATCCCTTACTGGCTGCAAGG GACGCAGAAATAATGGGACAAGAGATTTCTGACTGGGAGAGATACGCTGCAGAGGAATATGATCACTTGGTAGCTGAAGAAACTGCCAACGAACAGTACAACGATGG CTATGAAAATGTAGACCCAGTTGACCACATCACAAGTGCATTTGACCTCCGAAATGAGAAGAGGCCTTTGTTTGAGATCACCAACCCTCACTGTAACCTGGACCTGGATGAATATGAATACGAAGATGATTTTGAATGA
- the ppp2r3b gene encoding serine/threonine-protein phosphatase 2A regulatory subunit B'' subunit beta isoform X1: MNDTNQNAPQTTGHFWGNPGCMYQSEMTSPQTLQPVLKMKVDELFLFWLSEPSTQAMLKDYLNKIKNGEEIEVSQGDFKSRNTLVLTENNNNHALKINATERMSAALGAPCSPPSATLPSVSGGNNRAGLNARALRRSVSTRKQAQAKKEEPVTPALSESIPKFYFPQGQPSANINIDNLISKIEKTFSQFPDERVTIKDMGLVAKACECPLYWKAPLFHSAGGDRRGYVSVHKFVAMWRKMLQTCHDDASKFLHLLAKPGCNYLEQEDFIPFMQDVVDSHTGLAFLKEASDFHSRYITTVVQRIFYNINRSWTGKITCSELRRSSFLQNVALLEEEEEINQLTEFFSYEHFYVIYCKFWELDTDHDLYIDQRDLSRHNDQAISHRMIERIFSGAVTRGRMVHKEGRMSYADFVWFLISEEDKKTETSIEYWFRCMDLDGDGVLSMYELQYFYHEQCQKLETMAIEPLPFEDCLCQMFDLVKPEIPGRITLRDLKRCKLAHIFFDTFFNIEKYLDHEQRDPLLAARDAEIMGQEISDWERYAAEEYDHLVAEETANEQYNDGYENVDPVDHITSAFDLRNEKRPLFEITNPHCNLDLDEYEYEDDFE, translated from the exons ATGAACGATACTAACCAAAACGCACCCCAGACAACAG GTCATTTTTGGGGGAATCCTGGCTGCATGTATCAATCAGAAATGACATCGCCACAAACACTTCAGCCGGTCCTGAAGATGAAGGTTGACGAGCTCTTCCTCTTTTGGTTGAGTGAGCCAAGCACTCAGGCAATGCTAAAAGACTACCTCAACAAGATCAAGAACGGAGAAGAAATAGAAGTGAGCCAAGGGGATTTTAAAAGCAGGAACACTCTGGTGTTAACAGAAAATAACAACAACCAtgcattaaaaattaatgcGACAGAGAGAATGTCTGCGGCCCTTGGTGCACCGTGCAGCCCCCCCTCAGCAACCCTACCCTCTGTGAGTGGCGGCAATAATAGAGCGGGACTGAACGCTAGGGCCCTACGCCGCTCTGTCAGCACTAGGAAG CAGGCACAGGCTAAGAAAGAGGAGCCCGTGACACCAGCCTTAAGTGAAAGCATTCCAAAGTTCTACTTTCCTCAAGGACAGCCCTCGGCCAATATCAACATTGACAATCTCATTTCCAAGatagaaaaaacattttccCAATTCCCAGATGAAAGGGTCACTATTAAAGACATGGGTCTAGTCGCCAAG GCCTGCGAGTGCCCACTTTATTGGAAAGCTCCATTGTTCCACTCTGCCGGAGGAGACAGGAGGGGATATGTGTCCGTTCACAAGTTTGTGGCAATGTGGAGAAA AATGCTTCAGACCTGTCATGATGACGCATCCAAATTTCTTCACCTTCTGGCCAAACCTGGCTGCAATTATTTGGAACAAGAGGACTTTATTCCATTCATGCAG gaTGTGGTGGATTCACACACAGGTCTGGCATTTTTAAAGGAGGCCTCAGACTTTCATTCTCGCTATATTACCACA GTTGTCcaaagaatattttataatataaaccGCTCATGGACAGGAAAAATAACATGTTCAGAACTAAGGAGAAGTAGTTTTCTGCag AATGTGGCACTGCTGGAAGAGGAGGAAGAGATTAACCAGCTGACAGAGTTTTTCTCTTATGAACATTTCTACGTCATCTACTGTAAGTTCTGGGAATTGGACACAGACCACGACTTGTACATAGACCAGAGAGACCTGTCCCGACATAATGATCAAG CCATATCCCACAGAATGATTGAGAGGATATTTTCAGGAGCTGTAACCAG GGGCAGGATGGTTCATAAAGAGGGCAGAATGAGCTACGCTGACTTTGTGTGGTTCCTTATATCTGAGGAGGACAAAAAAACTGAGACTAG TATAGAGTACTGGTTTCGCTGTATGGATCTGGATGGGGACGGGGTGCTGTCCATGTACGAGCTCCAGTACTTCTATCATGAACAGTGTCAGAAGCTTGAGACTATGGCTATTGAGCCACTGCCATTTGAGGACTGCCTGTGCCAAATGTTCGATCTGGTTAAGCCAGAAATTCCAG GAAGGATCACCCTCAGAGACTTGAAGAGATGTAAACTTGCCCATATATTCTTTGACACATTCTTCAATATCGAGAAATACCTGGACCATGAACAAAGGGATCCCTTACTGGCTGCAAGG GACGCAGAAATAATGGGACAAGAGATTTCTGACTGGGAGAGATACGCTGCAGAGGAATATGATCACTTGGTAGCTGAAGAAACTGCCAACGAACAGTACAACGATGG CTATGAAAATGTAGACCCAGTTGACCACATCACAAGTGCATTTGACCTCCGAAATGAGAAGAGGCCTTTGTTTGAGATCACCAACCCTCACTGTAACCTGGACCTGGATGAATATGAATACGAAGATGATTTTGAATGA